The Streptomyces griseiscabiei genome includes a window with the following:
- a CDS encoding DUF2637 domain-containing protein, translated as MHRVLIGVVVFGAVIIAGIGFAGSYAAVRELAVQKGFGNFSYVFPIGIDAGICVLLALDLLLTWIRIPFPLLRQTAWLLTAATIAFNGAAAWPDPLGVGMHSVIPILFVVSVEAARHAVGRIADITADKHMEGVRLTRWLLSPLPTFLLWRRMKLWELRSYEQVIKLEQERLVYQARLRSRFGRAWRRKAPVESLMPLRLARYGVPLAETAPAGLAAAGIEPAVLPPVAQVEADVSPAAGDRAAGAAPVPQRAAPPGEQRPQLESTPTRQQPEHTGQHREQTPQGEVPTPEESPWLHARHPMEVPYQGGYDPSYEPEEQYGEWYEDQDPEQYTADQRYAADQRYEAEQQYRRFEPDPRDPRYRQQQFEAPDFQAQGPDLQPREPSPEETGSFPIPAGPGRTRELGDGGGAPEPTEEDYYQVFRENTKGGNGAPTPRALIADIEATYGVALEEAEAKRMVNRFSNRLNAELTDEHIA; from the coding sequence ATGCACCGCGTTCTCATCGGCGTGGTCGTGTTCGGCGCCGTCATCATCGCCGGGATCGGCTTCGCGGGTTCCTACGCGGCGGTACGGGAGCTCGCCGTCCAGAAGGGCTTCGGGAACTTCTCCTACGTCTTCCCGATCGGCATCGACGCGGGCATCTGCGTCCTGCTGGCCCTGGACCTCCTCCTGACCTGGATCCGTATCCCCTTCCCGCTGCTCCGCCAGACGGCGTGGCTGCTGACGGCGGCGACGATCGCGTTCAACGGCGCGGCGGCCTGGCCGGACCCGCTCGGCGTGGGCATGCACTCGGTGATCCCGATCCTGTTCGTCGTCTCGGTCGAGGCGGCCCGGCACGCGGTCGGCCGGATCGCCGACATCACCGCCGACAAGCACATGGAGGGCGTCCGCCTCACCCGCTGGCTGCTCTCCCCCCTGCCCACGTTCCTCCTCTGGCGCCGGATGAAGCTCTGGGAGCTGCGCTCCTACGAGCAGGTCATCAAGCTGGAGCAGGAACGTCTCGTCTACCAGGCCCGCCTCCGCTCCCGCTTCGGCCGCGCCTGGCGCCGCAAGGCCCCCGTCGAATCCCTGATGCCGCTGCGCCTGGCCCGCTACGGCGTCCCCCTCGCGGAGACGGCCCCGGCGGGCCTGGCCGCGGCGGGCATCGAACCGGCGGTACTGCCGCCGGTGGCACAGGTCGAGGCCGACGTCTCCCCGGCCGCGGGCGACCGTGCCGCCGGGGCGGCGCCCGTCCCGCAGCGAGCGGCACCTCCCGGCGAGCAGCGCCCCCAGCTGGAGAGCACCCCCACCCGGCAGCAGCCGGAGCACACCGGGCAGCATCGGGAGCAGACCCCGCAGGGCGAAGTCCCCACCCCGGAGGAAAGCCCCTGGCTGCACGCCCGCCACCCCATGGAGGTCCCCTACCAGGGCGGCTACGACCCGTCGTACGAGCCTGAGGAACAGTACGGCGAGTGGTACGAGGACCAGGACCCGGAGCAGTACACGGCGGACCAGCGATACGCGGCGGACCAGCGGTACGAGGCGGAGCAGCAGTACCGCCGCTTCGAGCCGGACCCCCGCGACCCGCGCTACCGGCAGCAGCAGTTCGAGGCCCCCGACTTCCAGGCGCAGGGACCGGACCTCCAGCCGCGGGAACCCTCCCCGGAGGAGACCGGCAGCTTCCCCATCCCGGCCGGCCCGGGCCGCACCCGTGAACTCGGCGACGGCGGCGGCGCCCCGGAGCCGACGGAGGAGGACTACTACCAGGTCTTCCGGGAGAACACCAAGGGCGGCAACGGCGCCCCCACCCCCCGCGCGCTCATCGCCGACATAGAGGCGACGTACGGCGTCGCCCTCGAAGAGGCCGAGGCCAAGCGCATGGTGAACCGCTTCTCCAACCGCCTCAACGCGGAACTGACGGACGAGCACATCGCCTAG
- a CDS encoding RtcB family protein, with translation MSYVEIPGAKVPIRMWTDPASVEEGALQQLRNVATLPWIKGLAVMPDVHYGKGATVGSVIAMRGAVCPAAVGVDIGCGMSAVKTSLTANDLPGDLSRLRSKIEQAIPVGRGMHDDPVDPDELHGFTAGGWDGFWGRFDGVADAVRFRHDRAAKQMGTLGGGNHFVEVCIDSTGSVWLMLHSGSRNIGKELAEHHIGIARELPHNQGLVDRDLAVFVADTPQMAAYRNDLFWAQEYAKYNRSIMMALLKGVVRREFKKAKPVFEPEISAHHNYVAEERYDGMDLLVTRKGAIRAGSGEYGIIPGSMGTGSYIVKGLGNEKAFNSASHGAGRRMSRTAAKRRFSTKDLEEQTRGVECRKDSGVVDEIPGAYKPIEQVIDQQRDLVQVVAKLKQVVCVKG, from the coding sequence TTGTCGTACGTAGAGATACCGGGCGCGAAGGTACCCATACGGATGTGGACCGACCCCGCGTCGGTCGAGGAGGGCGCGCTGCAGCAGCTGCGCAACGTCGCCACGCTCCCCTGGATCAAGGGCCTGGCCGTGATGCCGGACGTGCACTACGGGAAGGGCGCGACGGTCGGGTCCGTCATCGCCATGCGGGGGGCCGTCTGTCCCGCGGCGGTCGGCGTCGACATCGGCTGCGGAATGTCCGCGGTGAAGACGTCCCTGACGGCCAACGACCTCCCCGGGGACCTCTCCCGGCTGCGGTCGAAGATCGAGCAGGCCATTCCGGTGGGCCGGGGTATGCACGACGACCCCGTCGACCCGGACGAGCTGCACGGCTTCACGGCCGGGGGGTGGGACGGGTTCTGGGGGCGGTTCGACGGGGTCGCGGATGCGGTCAGGTTCCGTCATGACCGGGCGGCGAAGCAGATGGGAACGCTCGGCGGCGGGAATCACTTTGTCGAGGTGTGCATAGATTCGACCGGTTCTGTCTGGCTGATGCTGCACTCCGGCTCCCGGAACATCGGCAAGGAGCTGGCGGAGCATCACATCGGCATCGCCCGGGAGCTCCCGCACAACCAGGGCCTGGTCGACCGTGACCTCGCCGTCTTCGTCGCGGACACCCCGCAGATGGCGGCGTACCGCAACGATCTGTTCTGGGCGCAGGAGTACGCCAAGTACAACCGCTCGATCATGATGGCGCTCCTCAAGGGCGTCGTCCGCAGGGAGTTCAAGAAGGCGAAGCCGGTCTTCGAGCCCGAGATCAGCGCCCACCACAACTATGTGGCCGAGGAGCGCTACGACGGCATGGACCTCCTGGTGACCCGCAAGGGCGCGATCCGCGCGGGCTCCGGCGAGTACGGGATCATCCCGGGCTCGATGGGCACCGGTTCGTACATCGTGAAGGGCCTCGGCAACGAGAAGGCCTTCAACTCGGCGTCGCACGGCGCCGGCCGGCGGATGAGCCGGACGGCGGCGAAGCGGCGCTTCTCGACCAAGGACCTGGAGGAGCAGACACGGGGCGTGGAGTGCCGCAAGGACTCCGGTGTCGTGGACGAGATCCCGGGCGCCTACAAGCCGATCGAGCAGGTCATCGACCAGCAGCGGGACCTGGTGCAGGTGGTGGCGAAGCTGAAGCAGGTGGTGTGTGTGAAGGGCTGA
- a CDS encoding YnfA family protein: protein MVVARSAALFLLAALFEIGGAWLVWQGVREHRGWVWIGAGVVALGAYGFVATFQPDAHFGRILAAYGGIFVAGSIAWGMVADGYRPDRWDVTGALVCLAGMAVIMYAPRGG, encoded by the coding sequence ATGGTCGTCGCCCGTTCCGCCGCTCTCTTTCTGCTCGCCGCCCTGTTCGAGATCGGTGGGGCCTGGCTGGTGTGGCAGGGCGTGCGGGAGCACCGGGGGTGGGTGTGGATCGGGGCGGGGGTCGTGGCGCTGGGGGCGTACGGGTTCGTGGCGACGTTCCAGCCGGACGCCCACTTCGGGCGGATCCTCGCCGCGTACGGCGGGATCTTCGTCGCCGGGTCGATCGCCTGGGGGATGGTCGCGGACGGCTACCGGCCCGACCGCTGGGACGTGACGGGCGCGCTGGTCTGCCTCGCGGGCATGGCGGTGATCATGTACGCGCCGCGTGGGGGGTGA
- a CDS encoding ester cyclase: protein MGQARELMDQLTEALTTHQDPKTVANLFAEDAVAHTPDGGELHGRDDIAEYWRQMTDAVPDATYESVSSFEVGDTAVDEGIYTGRNTGPLAFPDGTSIPATQRDIRIHGVDFATVRDGRITSYRLYFDQLEFLNQLGLLPEELAQPS, encoded by the coding sequence ATGGGACAGGCACGCGAGCTGATGGACCAGCTCACCGAGGCACTGACCACACACCAGGACCCCAAGACCGTCGCGAACCTCTTCGCGGAGGACGCGGTCGCGCACACCCCCGACGGCGGCGAGCTGCACGGCCGCGACGACATCGCCGAGTACTGGCGGCAGATGACGGACGCCGTGCCCGACGCGACCTACGAATCAGTCAGCTCGTTCGAGGTCGGCGACACCGCCGTCGACGAGGGGATCTACACCGGCCGGAACACGGGCCCGCTGGCGTTCCCGGACGGCACGTCCATCCCGGCCACCCAGAGGGACATCCGGATACACGGCGTGGACTTCGCCACGGTCCGGGACGGCCGGATCACCAGCTACCGGCTCTACTTCGACCAGCTGGAGTTCCTGAACCAACTGGGCCTGCTGCCGGAGGAGTTGGCCCAGCCGTCGTAG
- a CDS encoding SDR family NAD(P)-dependent oxidoreductase, whose translation MAPAVPSAASRIAVVTGASGGIGAATARQLAAAGYRVVLTARRKDRIEALAEEINDGGGQATAYALDITDRAAVDEFATAFRTIGVLVNNAGGALGADPVATGDPADWRTMYETNVIGTLHVTQALLPALTASGDGTVVVVSSTAGHGTYEGGAGYVAAKHGAHVLAETLRLEIVGTPVRVIEVAPGMVKTDEFALTRFGGDAAKAASVYEGVAEPLTADDVADTITWAVTRPSHVNVDLLVLRPRAQASNTKVHREL comes from the coding sequence ATGGCCCCCGCCGTACCGTCCGCCGCCTCCCGCATCGCCGTCGTCACCGGTGCGAGCGGCGGGATCGGCGCCGCCACGGCCCGGCAGCTCGCCGCGGCGGGGTACCGCGTCGTCCTGACCGCGCGCCGCAAGGACCGGATCGAGGCGCTGGCCGAGGAGATCAACGACGGCGGCGGCCAGGCCACGGCGTACGCCCTGGACATCACGGACCGTGCGGCGGTCGACGAGTTCGCGACCGCGTTCAGGACGATCGGTGTGCTGGTCAACAACGCGGGCGGCGCGCTCGGCGCCGACCCGGTGGCCACCGGTGATCCGGCCGACTGGCGCACGATGTACGAGACCAACGTCATCGGCACCCTCCATGTCACCCAGGCCCTGCTGCCCGCGCTGACCGCGAGCGGCGACGGCACGGTGGTCGTGGTGTCGTCGACCGCCGGGCACGGGACGTACGAGGGCGGCGCCGGCTATGTCGCCGCCAAGCACGGCGCGCACGTCCTCGCCGAGACGCTGCGGCTGGAGATCGTGGGCACCCCGGTCCGGGTCATCGAGGTCGCGCCCGGCATGGTGAAGACGGACGAGTTCGCGCTGACCCGCTTCGGCGGCGACGCGGCGAAGGCGGCGAGCGTCTACGAGGGCGTCGCCGAGCCCCTGACCGCGGACGACGTCGCCGACACGATCACCTGGGCGGTCACCCGGCCCAGCCATGTCAACGTCGACCTGCTCGTCCTGCGCCCCCGCGCCCAGGCCTCCAACACGAAGGTCCACCGGGAGCTGTGA
- a CDS encoding helix-turn-helix transcriptional regulator produces MAAPRRDTRGIVDAAELFARVRFRRREPAEPLRPYLEHYWLIDWDLPEPYVSRVVPHPSVNIVFQRFQGQDPFVEVAGVGLGLFTQRLEGRGRVCGVQFRPGGFRPFAPAHPATHWTGRRVRDPEALPEAFAGAAPDADAIPAPSAILAPDDEDARVAALDAFLTGLAPRPDPQADLAMALVDRVRTDRAIRRVTDFARAEGLSVRLLQRLFSAYVGVGPKWVILRYRIHEALERAETDRAVDWAALAADLGYADQAHLVRDFTATVGVPPTAYAEAVAALTAATPRA; encoded by the coding sequence ATGGCCGCCCCACGCCGTGACACCCGAGGCATCGTCGACGCCGCGGAGCTCTTCGCCCGGGTCCGCTTCCGCCGCCGCGAACCCGCCGAGCCGCTGCGCCCGTATCTGGAGCACTACTGGCTGATCGACTGGGACCTGCCCGAGCCGTACGTCTCCCGGGTCGTCCCGCACCCCTCGGTGAACATCGTCTTCCAGCGGTTCCAGGGCCAGGACCCCTTCGTCGAGGTCGCGGGCGTCGGCCTCGGCCTCTTCACCCAGAGGCTGGAGGGCCGGGGCCGGGTCTGCGGCGTCCAGTTCCGCCCCGGCGGCTTCCGCCCCTTCGCCCCCGCCCACCCCGCGACCCACTGGACCGGCCGGCGGGTACGCGACCCCGAGGCGCTCCCGGAGGCCTTCGCCGGCGCGGCCCCGGACGCGGACGCGATCCCCGCCCCGTCCGCGATCCTCGCCCCGGACGACGAGGACGCCCGCGTCGCCGCCCTGGACGCGTTCCTGACCGGGCTCGCTCCCCGCCCCGACCCGCAGGCCGACCTCGCCATGGCCCTCGTCGACCGCGTCCGCACCGACCGCGCCATCCGCCGCGTCACCGACTTCGCCCGCGCCGAGGGCCTGTCCGTACGGCTCCTGCAGCGCCTGTTCTCCGCGTACGTGGGCGTCGGCCCGAAGTGGGTGATCCTGCGCTACCGCATCCACGAGGCCCTGGAACGCGCCGAGACCGACCGGGCCGTCGACTGGGCCGCCCTCGCCGCCGACCTCGGCTACGCGGACCAGGCCCACCTGGTCCGCGACTTCACGGCGACGGTCGGGGTGCCGCCGACGGCGTACGCGGAGGCCGTGGCGGCGCTCACCGCCGCTACTCCGCGTGCGTGA